The sequence TAGTGACAAGAGTAGCCTCTTCATGTTCTGCTATAGGCATAAACTGCATAATAAAACGATTTTTTACAGCTTCATATACAATTTTTTCATCGCCATCTAAGCCTTTTGGCAGCAAATAAGTTGGTATAATAGCGCTATGGCTTTCTACTTTGCTATTATCAAAGACTCTCTTGTTGATTGAAAATACAATCTCATCTTCATAGGCTAAGCCTTTTTTAACTGTATTTAATACTTTTTGAGCTTTTGATGTTAGTGATTCCTCTAGGGCCATACTGGCTGTTCTAGGATAAGTTATGAATTTCTTCTCATATAAACTCTGAGCTATCTTCAATACTTTATCTGAAGTCCAACCTTTATATTTGCTTGTCACATGACCTTGCAGATTTGATAGATTAAATAAGCTAGGTGGATATTCCTTCTTTTTTTCTACTTGCTTGTCTATTATAATGCCATCTTGATCTTTAATTGCCTTTTGAACTACTTGAAGTAAGGCTTTTTCTGGGAATTTATCCTTATTCTCTAAGGTATAGATTCCCTCATATACTTCTCCACTTTTTGTCTTGAAATCTGCCATCAATTTATAAAAGGCCTCTGGTTTAAACTGTTCGATTTCCATATCTCTATCGTATATGATTTTAAGAGTTGGCAAGAGCACTCGACCAATATTTAAAGGTCTCCCTGACCCTCTCTGATATTTTAATGTTGCAACGCTGGTCAGATTAATCCCAATAACCCAATCAGCCCACTGCCTGCTAATCCCCGCATCTCTCAGGGGCTCCATTGTACTATTAGGCTTTAATTTTTCAAGCCCTGCTTTTACTTCTGTTGGCGTCCATTCATTTAACAAGAGCCTCTCTACGCTTTTGTTTACGTGTAAGTATTCTAAAATAATATCTCCAATAATCTGCCCTTCACGATCGTAGTCACAAGCTGATATTACTCCATTTACACCTTCTTTATTAATGAGTTCCTTAATGAGCTCAATTTGCTTAAAAGCACCTTCATCCACAATAGCACGATTTTTACTATTTGATTTGACTTTATATTCAAAGCTTTGTGGGATAAAAGGGTAGTTCTCCATTCGCCAGCTAGACATCTTTGAATCATAATCTTTTGCATCTAATAATTCTAGGAGATGACCAAAAGCCCAGGTAACTAAATAATCATTGCCTTCAAAATACCCATTCTTCCTCTTATTAGAATGAACTGCATCAGCGATATTCTTCGCTACAGATGGCTTTTCTGCGATAATTACTTTCATTACAAAACCCCTTTATATTAACAAAAACTGCTCGTTATTATAACACGTACATCGTTTTATCTTATTATAACATCTGTGCAATTGATATTTGCTTTTTCATTATAATTAGCATACAAACACCTAAAATCGGCACAATGTAGACAAGTATATAATCTATTTTTATAGATTTCAACATAAAAGATAAAAAACCCTCATAAGTATCTTTGAGGTGATTGAGATGTCTTTAAGTATAAAATCAAAATTAAAAGATGTATTTAAAGATCCAAATGGAAGAAGAGTGTTAGAAAAATATTTCAGTGAAGAACTAAAGCACCCTATGTTAAAGCTGGCTATGGGTTTAACATTAGAACAAATAGCAAAAAAAGCTGGCCCAGAAAAAGCACCACAAAGCTTAATTGATAAGATTGATAAGGAACTTAGGGATTTGTAATATTTAACAATGCCAAATAACTGGAGCTTTTTGGTTGGTTCGTTGGACGGTTGGACGAGAAATCTACAATTGCATTTATATGCTAGTAATATTACTTTTTATTGGCTTCCACTCATTAAATTTTCCAACATTCCAACATTCCAACTAATAATCTAGTTAATAGTCCATTTTCAACCTAAGTATGGTGATCCCAC is a genomic window of Alkalibaculum bacchi containing:
- a CDS encoding type IA DNA topoisomerase; the encoded protein is MKVIIAEKPSVAKNIADAVHSNKRKNGYFEGNDYLVTWAFGHLLELLDAKDYDSKMSSWRMENYPFIPQSFEYKVKSNSKNRAIVDEGAFKQIELIKELINKEGVNGVISACDYDREGQIIGDIILEYLHVNKSVERLLLNEWTPTEVKAGLEKLKPNSTMEPLRDAGISRQWADWVIGINLTSVATLKYQRGSGRPLNIGRVLLPTLKIIYDRDMEIEQFKPEAFYKLMADFKTKSGEVYEGIYTLENKDKFPEKALLQVVQKAIKDQDGIIIDKQVEKKKEYPPSLFNLSNLQGHVTSKYKGWTSDKVLKIAQSLYEKKFITYPRTASMALEESLTSKAQKVLNTVKKGLAYEDEIVFSINKRVFDNSKVESHSAIIPTYLLPKGLDGDEKIVYEAVKNRFIMQFMPIAEHEEATLVTKVDVEEAKGTFISKGRIQLTKGWKKVEDIQSKDKTLPMAVKGDIVHTMKTKIQEKKTLPPKKHTEKTLLRVMETCGKKYKDGEQDSEEVQAILSGFSIGTPATRAETIKKLETVGYIERSGKNLTVTDMGKRLVEMFPVKELLDLEYTGRLEKSLSEIEKGQLKKQEFLNEIFMFTTSAVDVIKKDEFHIINEIKPKDEKKHESLGKCPLCKSDVIEGTKGYGCSNWKAGCKFVVWKNDKFLEALKVRPTKEVVIKLLEEGKVYGNHFISKKGKRFTAYLYYEKNKENDYFSWRMEFPK